From the genome of Anaerolineae bacterium, one region includes:
- a CDS encoding MFS transporter — protein sequence MTYEGARSITGPYLGLLGASAAVVGVVAGLGELLGYSLRLVSGYLSDRTRQYWGFTFVGYAVNLLAVPLLALAGRWEVAAALIVAERIGKAIRTPARDAMLSHATSRIGRGWGFGVHEALDQIGAILGPMVVAAVLYLGGGYRLSFAALLVPALFALTVLTVARNLNPRPQALEISAGAMQPGGLARAFWLYLIAMAFVAAGVADFPLIAFHFGKAGVVPEVWIPIFYAVAMGVDALAALGLGRVYDRLGLKVLLIVVVLSALAVPMVFLGRFHGALFGVALWGASIGAQESIMRAAVAGMVSRDKRGTAYGIFNTGFGIAWFLGSALLGILYDVSLPSMVAFSVVTQLLSIPLLVAVIRMSPASQ from the coding sequence ATGACCTACGAAGGGGCCCGCAGCATTACCGGGCCATATCTTGGGCTACTGGGGGCCAGTGCCGCAGTAGTCGGGGTTGTGGCCGGCTTGGGGGAACTGCTCGGTTATTCTCTGCGCCTGGTATCCGGGTATTTGAGCGATAGGACTCGGCAATACTGGGGCTTTACGTTCGTAGGCTACGCCGTAAACTTGCTGGCTGTTCCACTCCTCGCCCTCGCCGGGCGCTGGGAAGTGGCTGCGGCGCTGATAGTAGCAGAACGCATCGGCAAAGCTATACGGACGCCCGCTCGCGATGCGATGCTTTCTCATGCTACAAGTAGAATAGGGCGTGGATGGGGTTTCGGCGTGCACGAAGCTCTTGACCAGATCGGCGCCATCCTGGGGCCAATGGTTGTAGCAGCAGTCCTTTACCTCGGAGGAGGATACCGTCTCAGCTTTGCTGCGTTGCTTGTTCCAGCTTTATTTGCCCTGACTGTGCTCACCGTTGCGCGCAATCTTAACCCCCGACCGCAAGCTCTGGAAATCAGCGCTGGTGCGATGCAACCAGGGGGTCTTGCCCGAGCGTTCTGGCTCTACCTTATAGCTATGGCTTTTGTAGCGGCCGGCGTAGCCGATTTCCCGCTTATAGCTTTCCACTTTGGCAAAGCCGGGGTTGTCCCTGAAGTGTGGATTCCGATTTTCTACGCCGTGGCCATGGGGGTGGATGCGCTCGCAGCCCTTGGGCTTGGACGGGTTTATGACCGGTTGGGGCTTAAGGTACTCCTGATAGTTGTGGTGCTCTCGGCCCTTGCGGTTCCTATGGTCTTTCTGGGTCGTTTCCATGGGGCATTATTTGGTGTAGCCCTCTGGGGGGCAAGCATTGGCGCGCAGGAGTCCATCATGCGGGCTGCTGTGGCGGGGATGGTTTCCCGGGACAAGCGCGGTACAGCTTATGGCATTTTCAATACAGGATTTGGGATTGCCTGGTTCTTGGGAAGTGCTTTGTTGGGCATCCTTTACGATGTATCGCTTCCTTCGATGGTCGCCTTTTCGGTAGTGACTCAGCTTCTTTCAATCCCGTTGTTGGTTGCGGTTATCAGGATGTCGCCTGCAAGTCAATAG